Proteins encoded in a region of the Paraburkholderia azotifigens genome:
- a CDS encoding RES family NAD+ phosphorylase, with protein HHVWVEARVPEDVSIERVNVEDLPVGWDAPDVQAARRFGDQWIEEARSAVLVVPSVVARAECNAVVNPAHPDAARLVVSTPQAVMWDARLLAGGRNASPE; from the coding sequence CACCACGTATGGGTCGAAGCGCGGGTGCCGGAGGACGTGTCGATCGAACGCGTCAACGTCGAGGATCTGCCCGTTGGTTGGGATGCGCCGGATGTGCAGGCCGCACGCCGTTTTGGCGACCAGTGGATCGAGGAGGCGCGGTCGGCGGTGCTGGTGGTGCCGTCAGTGGTGGCGCGAGCGGAATGCAATGCCGTGGTCAATCCCGCGCATCCGGACGCGGCGCGGCTGGTCGTCTCCACGCCGCAGGCAGTGATGTGGGACGCACGGCTGTTAGCTGGCGGACGCAACGCGTCCCCTGAATAA